A portion of the Moraxella ovis genome contains these proteins:
- the sdhD gene encoding succinate dehydrogenase, hydrophobic membrane anchor protein yields MGDVLMARNNSGVKSATGLTGSGSRDWILQRISAVVLAVYAVVLIGFFLFNQVDYNAWHGFMMSLPMKLFSLVAILSLVFHAWVGMWTVFTDYVKSSGLRIVLQAVVIIAVLVYLFWGVMIFW; encoded by the coding sequence ATGGGTGATGTTCTAATGGCTAGAAATAATTCAGGTGTTAAAAGCGCAACAGGTCTTACCGGTTCAGGTTCGCGCGATTGGATTTTGCAGCGTATCAGCGCAGTAGTTTTGGCAGTTTATGCTGTTGTTTTGATCGGATTTTTCTTGTTCAATCAAGTAGATTACAACGCGTGGCATGGTTTTATGATGAGCCTGCCAATGAAGCTGTTTAGCCTTGTGGCGATTTTGTCATTGGTGTTTCATGCGTGGGTTGGTATGTGGACAGTATTTACCGACTATGTTAAATCATCAGGTCTGCGCATCGTACTGCAAGCGGTGGTTATCATCGCTGTTTTGGTGTATCTGTTCTGGGGTGTGATGATTTTTTGGTAA
- the sdhA gene encoding succinate dehydrogenase flavoprotein subunit encodes MASAQDNTINNIPTLNFDAVIVGGGGSGMRASLQLVEGGMKVAVLTKVFPTRSHTVAAQGGIGASLGNMSNDNWHFHFYDTVKGSDWLGDQDAIEYMCREAPKVVYELEHMGMPFDRNADGTIYQRPFGGHSANYGEKAVPRACAAADRTGHALLHTLYQKNLEKGTQFFVEWIALDLIKDADGNINGVVALDQETGNISVFQAQTTVLATGGAGRIFRASTNAYINTGDGLGMVVRAGIPLQDMEFWQFHPTGVAGAGVLLTEGCRGEGAILRNKHGEAFMERYAPTLKDLAPRDFVSRSMDQEIKEGRGCGPNGDYIVMDMTHLGHAEIMKRLPSVFEISHNFANVDITKEPVPVVPTIHYMMGGIPTNIHGQVIVPVLDGNVDEQGLYTEGRVIKGLYAIGECACVSVHGANRLGTNSLLDLVVFGRAAGQHILDEFAKSDRGYKPLDPRVLDYTQGRLDKLQNSTEGYNAQEVADEIRSIMQSHAGVFRTQALMDEGVERILALAPKVEQIHLKDKSAVFNTARIEALEVANLYEVAKATMLSAALRHECRGAHSVLDYERPADDDYAPLGRNDHEWMKHTLWYSEGNRVIYKPVRKKPLTVDYCEPRVRTF; translated from the coding sequence ATGGCATCAGCACAAGATAATACAATCAATAACATCCCCACGCTAAACTTTGACGCTGTCATCGTTGGTGGTGGTGGTTCTGGTATGCGTGCATCTTTGCAGCTTGTAGAAGGCGGCATGAAGGTGGCGGTACTGACCAAAGTTTTCCCAACTCGTTCGCACACTGTTGCTGCTCAAGGCGGTATTGGTGCGTCTTTGGGTAACATGAGTAATGACAACTGGCACTTCCACTTCTATGACACCGTAAAAGGTTCTGACTGGTTGGGTGACCAAGACGCAATCGAATATATGTGCCGCGAGGCACCAAAGGTTGTGTATGAGCTAGAGCACATGGGTATGCCATTCGACCGTAATGCAGACGGTACGATCTATCAGCGCCCATTCGGTGGTCACAGTGCTAACTACGGCGAAAAAGCTGTTCCACGTGCCTGTGCTGCAGCTGACCGTACAGGTCACGCGCTGCTACACACGCTATACCAAAAAAACCTTGAGAAAGGCACTCAATTCTTCGTTGAGTGGATCGCTCTTGACCTGATCAAAGATGCTGACGGTAACATCAACGGTGTGGTTGCGCTAGATCAAGAAACAGGCAACATCTCTGTATTCCAAGCTCAAACTACCGTACTAGCGACAGGTGGTGCAGGTCGTATCTTCCGCGCTTCTACCAACGCTTACATTAACACAGGTGATGGTCTGGGCATGGTTGTGCGTGCAGGTATCCCGCTACAAGACATGGAATTCTGGCAATTCCACCCAACAGGTGTGGCAGGCGCTGGCGTACTATTGACTGAAGGCTGTCGTGGTGAAGGTGCAATCCTTCGTAATAAGCACGGCGAAGCGTTCATGGAGCGTTATGCTCCAACTCTAAAAGACCTTGCGCCGCGTGACTTCGTATCACGTTCTATGGACCAAGAGATCAAAGAAGGTCGCGGCTGTGGTCCGAATGGCGACTACATTGTGATGGACATGACCCACTTAGGTCACGCCGAGATCATGAAGCGTCTGCCTTCTGTATTTGAGATCAGTCATAACTTTGCGAACGTTGACATCACCAAAGAGCCTGTTCCTGTTGTACCTACCATTCACTACATGATGGGCGGTATCCCAACCAACATCCACGGACAAGTAATTGTACCTGTTCTAGATGGTAACGTTGATGAACAAGGCCTATACACTGAAGGTCGCGTGATCAAAGGTCTGTATGCGATCGGTGAGTGTGCGTGTGTGTCTGTACACGGTGCGAACCGTCTAGGTACGAACTCACTACTTGACTTGGTGGTATTTGGCCGCGCAGCAGGTCAGCACATCCTTGATGAATTCGCGAAGTCTGACCGCGGTTACAAGCCACTAGACCCACGCGTACTTGACTACACTCAAGGTCGTCTTGATAAGCTACAAAACTCAACCGAAGGCTACAATGCCCAAGAAGTTGCTGATGAGATCCGTTCTATCATGCAATCACACGCAGGTGTATTCCGTACCCAAGCGTTGATGGACGAAGGCGTAGAGAGAATTCTAGCTCTGGCACCAAAAGTTGAGCAAATCCACCTAAAAGACAAATCAGCTGTCTTCAACACCGCACGTATCGAAGCGCTAGAAGTGGCGAACTTGTATGAAGTTGCTAAGGCGACCATGCTATCAGCTGCGCTACGTCACGAGTGCCGTGGTGCGCACAGCGTACTAGATTATGAGCGTCCTGCTGATGACGACTATGCACCGCTAGGACGTAATGACCACGAATGGATGAAGCACACGCTTTGGTACTCTGAAGGTAACCGTGTGATTTATAAGCCAGTTCGCAAGAAGCCACTAACTGTGGATTACTGTGAGCCACGCGTTCGTACGTTCTAA